A genomic segment from Bradyrhizobium sp. ISRA430 encodes:
- a CDS encoding transglycosylase SLT domain-containing protein, translating to MPRKSSRLLPRLRNFRRGARWTRKRFARTPRMVRIAGSVAILLAAAALMNIVYHVIRKPTELFFLVGNSLDKEPAETWRQYGPLFRKHSTDTITPELLAALAQVESSGNPVARTYWRWRLSLNPLAIYRPASSAVGLYQMTDPAYAEAARFCVRENAITDTGCGFTSFYIRAIPSHAIELASVYLDRNVADVLARAGDVKASAQQKQDLAAFIHLCGAGPATAYARRHFQMTTGERCGDHLVASYISAVNAMKRRFLRLAADDGD from the coding sequence ATGCCAAGAAAAAGCAGTCGCCTCCTCCCCCGCCTTCGCAACTTCCGGCGGGGCGCGCGGTGGACGCGAAAGAGGTTCGCGCGGACACCGCGGATGGTTCGGATCGCGGGCAGCGTGGCGATCCTGCTTGCGGCCGCGGCGCTCATGAACATCGTCTATCACGTGATCCGCAAGCCGACCGAGCTGTTCTTCCTTGTCGGCAACTCCCTCGACAAGGAGCCGGCCGAGACTTGGCGGCAATACGGGCCGCTCTTCCGCAAGCATTCCACCGATACGATCACGCCGGAATTGCTGGCCGCGCTGGCGCAGGTCGAGAGCTCGGGCAATCCGGTGGCGCGCACCTATTGGCGCTGGCGATTGAGCCTCAATCCCCTCGCGATCTACCGGCCCGCCTCCAGCGCCGTCGGCCTTTACCAGATGACCGACCCAGCCTACGCCGAAGCCGCACGGTTCTGTGTCCGCGAAAACGCGATCACGGACACCGGCTGCGGGTTCACCAGCTTCTATATCCGCGCGATCCCGAGCCACGCCATCGAGCTGGCATCCGTGTATCTGGACCGCAATGTGGCTGATGTTCTCGCGCGCGCCGGCGATGTGAAGGCCAGCGCACAGCAGAAGCAGGATCTGGCCGCCTTCATCCATCTCTGCGGCGCAGGTCCCGCCACCGCCTACGCGCGCCGCCACTTTCAGATGACGACCGGCGAGCGGTGCGGCGACCACCTCGTCGCAAGCTATATCTCGGCGGTCAACGCGATGAAGCGGCGATTTCTGCGGCTTGCGGCGGATGACGGCGATTAG
- a CDS encoding class I SAM-dependent methyltransferase: protein MPEIRFDDGAAYEQMMGVWSRLAGEVFLDWLKPAQGLLWIDVGCRNGAFTELVLSRCAPAEVQGIDPSEGQLAFARMRPGARGAHFQQGDAMELPFATDSFDAAVMALVLVFVPDPAKGIAELVRVARPGGLVATYIWDMLDGGFPLDPILAEISAMGLSPTRPPRMEASRLDALSAFWIAAGLTQIETREIAVQRTFGDFEEFWQVETKAPSIAPMIAEMPLADVATLRQRVQARLPASADGRIAYRARAHAIKGCKPQPA from the coding sequence ATGCCCGAAATTCGCTTCGACGACGGTGCCGCCTATGAGCAGATGATGGGGGTCTGGAGCCGGCTTGCCGGCGAGGTCTTTCTCGACTGGCTTAAACCTGCGCAAGGCCTGCTCTGGATCGACGTGGGCTGCCGCAACGGCGCCTTCACCGAGCTGGTGCTGTCGCGCTGCGCCCCTGCCGAGGTGCAGGGCATCGACCCCTCCGAGGGACAGCTCGCCTTTGCGCGCATGCGACCCGGGGCACGCGGCGCTCATTTCCAGCAAGGCGATGCGATGGAGCTACCGTTCGCGACGGACAGCTTCGATGCCGCGGTGATGGCATTGGTGCTGGTCTTCGTGCCCGATCCCGCGAAGGGCATTGCGGAATTGGTGCGGGTGGCTCGGCCGGGCGGCCTCGTCGCAACCTATATCTGGGACATGCTGGACGGCGGCTTCCCGCTCGATCCGATCCTTGCGGAGATCAGCGCGATGGGACTTTCGCCGACACGCCCGCCTCGCATGGAGGCGTCGCGCCTCGATGCATTGAGCGCATTCTGGATCGCAGCGGGCTTGACGCAGATCGAGACCCGAGAAATCGCCGTGCAGCGGACGTTTGGCGATTTCGAGGAGTTTTGGCAGGTGGAGACGAAAGCCCCATCGATCGCCCCAATGATCGCCGAGATGCCGCTGGCCGACGTCGCCACACTGAGGCAGCGCGTGCAGGCGCGCCTGCCCGCTAGCGCCGACGGCCGCATCGCCTATCGCGCCCGCGCCCACGCGATCAAGGGATGCAAGCCGCAGCCCGCATAG
- a CDS encoding cytosolic protein: MKSLLLLTASGPMLILTSHESLHDQKLLEVLRGKGIGKFVAFEVPLSLARARYGGHFQAVESNLQETDDLRVLDFDGQRIFQLFRFDELGAPNLKEQS, encoded by the coding sequence ATGAAGTCGCTGTTGCTGCTCACGGCGAGCGGTCCGATGCTCATTCTTACATCCCACGAGTCCCTGCACGACCAGAAGCTCCTTGAGGTGCTCAGGGGCAAGGGGATCGGCAAGTTCGTCGCGTTCGAGGTTCCCTTGTCACTTGCGAGAGCGCGCTACGGCGGGCACTTTCAGGCGGTCGAAAGCAATCTGCAGGAGACCGATGATTTGAGGGTCCTCGATTTCGACGGCCAGCGCATCTTCCAGCTCTTTCGTTTCGATGAGCTGGGCGCACCGAACCTGAAGGAACAGTCGTGA
- a CDS encoding VOC family protein translates to MTFLLNIDVPDVETAAAFYTAAFGLSVGRRFGTDFVELLGWPAPVYLLTKQAGTLGAGDDRRRYDRHWTPLHIDVVVDDVDAAVERALRAGAILEAPAREAPYGRIAMLADPFGHGFCLLAFSAAGYDALLGE, encoded by the coding sequence ATGACCTTCCTGCTCAATATCGACGTGCCCGATGTCGAGACGGCGGCGGCGTTCTACACCGCCGCGTTCGGCCTGTCGGTCGGCCGCCGCTTCGGCACCGACTTCGTCGAGCTGTTGGGCTGGCCGGCGCCGGTCTATCTCCTGACCAAACAGGCGGGCACGTTAGGTGCCGGCGACGACCGCCGCCGCTACGACCGGCACTGGACGCCGCTGCACATCGACGTTGTCGTCGACGATGTCGACGCCGCAGTCGAGCGCGCCCTGCGCGCCGGCGCGATCTTGGAGGCGCCCGCGCGCGAGGCACCCTACGGCCGGATCGCCATGCTGGCCGATCCGTTCGGGCACGGTTTTTGTCTGCTGGCGTTCAGTGCGGCGGGGTATGACGCGTTGCTCGGCGAGTAG
- a CDS encoding phasin family protein produces the protein MLSADGNKPMGKSSQRKGRKKAGERTKAGEQQLARTDEMRAAEVGQEIGQEHEIGQEIGQEIGQAIGQETSPDISPPVASNPPPALPTQTPANAPITPLELAAVSPQTIATAYTDYTLKALEQSWAFVGKLATARSPAEAFAFQMEFAREALETFVAQSRKIGDLQEELVKQRVMNFEGWVARVTQTTVELRATRH, from the coding sequence ATGTTGAGTGCGGACGGGAACAAGCCGATGGGCAAGTCGAGCCAGCGCAAAGGCCGAAAGAAGGCCGGGGAGCGAACGAAAGCCGGCGAGCAGCAGCTCGCCAGGACTGACGAAATGCGGGCGGCGGAGGTTGGCCAAGAGATCGGCCAAGAGCATGAGATCGGCCAAGAGATTGGTCAGGAGATTGGTCAGGCGATCGGTCAAGAGACGAGCCCGGACATCAGTCCACCGGTCGCGTCGAATCCGCCCCCGGCTTTGCCGACGCAGACCCCGGCGAATGCACCGATCACCCCACTGGAACTCGCTGCGGTGAGCCCCCAGACGATCGCAACTGCCTACACCGACTACACCCTGAAGGCGCTCGAACAGAGCTGGGCGTTCGTCGGGAAGCTCGCGACCGCGCGGTCACCCGCCGAGGCTTTCGCATTTCAGATGGAGTTTGCGAGGGAAGCCCTCGAAACCTTCGTCGCGCAGTCGCGGAAGATTGGCGACCTGCAGGAGGAATTGGTCAAACAGCGTGTCATGAATTTCGAGGGCTGGGTGGCGAGGGTCACCCAAACCACGGTCGAGTTGCGCGCGACGCGTCACTAG
- a CDS encoding adenylate/guanylate cyclase domain-containing protein: MSEIETLFGVLRQSADEGVVDLLERMLREAPDHALSKMNALDLAGRAGLGEEQVIAGLLHAVGLGILEMTWSVICPSCAGVLSANKSLKTVNSPQYHCAFCAAGYETTLDNLVEVTFAVSPRVRKIAAHNADELSLAEYYRQVFWSSAIDLPADLDGLLRELTLETVDLPPGERAILSLQVPAGMLIVFDPVTHTAQFLEVKGEETSERQNLSLIFNKADVPVDSVSLCPGSLRLALENRTDVRVLPAVWVANQRLDDLLTRRKPSLTAKRLLTNQTFRDLYRTDTLAIGQRLKILSLTFLFSDLKDSTGLYEHVGDLVAFDLVNEHFRLLQEIIAAEQGAVVKTIGDAVMATFETPDRAIAAAIRMREAMSELGAQRQQQGLLLKMGIHEGSCLAVTLNGQQDYFGQTVNIASRVQGLAASRAIVVTEAVVDNAEARTLLEASGLNPARRSVALSGIADKVSVYEIL, from the coding sequence ATGAGCGAAATCGAGACCTTGTTTGGTGTCCTGCGTCAGTCGGCCGACGAAGGGGTCGTCGACCTGCTCGAGCGCATGCTGCGGGAGGCGCCGGACCACGCCTTGAGCAAGATGAATGCGTTGGATCTCGCCGGCCGCGCCGGCCTCGGCGAGGAGCAGGTGATCGCGGGGTTGTTGCATGCGGTCGGGCTCGGCATACTGGAGATGACCTGGAGCGTGATCTGCCCGAGCTGCGCCGGGGTCCTGTCCGCCAACAAGAGCCTGAAGACGGTGAACAGCCCGCAATATCACTGCGCGTTCTGCGCCGCGGGCTACGAGACGACGCTCGACAATCTGGTCGAGGTGACCTTCGCCGTCAGCCCGCGCGTGCGCAAGATCGCGGCCCACAATGCCGACGAACTGTCGCTCGCCGAATATTATCGCCAGGTGTTCTGGAGCTCGGCCATCGATCTTCCCGCCGACCTCGACGGGCTCCTGCGCGAACTCACGCTGGAAACTGTCGACCTGCCGCCGGGCGAGCGGGCGATCCTGTCCCTGCAAGTGCCGGCCGGCATGTTGATCGTGTTCGATCCGGTGACGCATACGGCGCAGTTCCTCGAGGTCAAGGGCGAGGAGACCAGCGAGCGCCAGAACCTGTCGCTGATCTTCAACAAAGCCGATGTCCCCGTCGATTCCGTGAGCCTGTGCCCGGGCTCGCTGCGGCTCGCCCTGGAGAATCGTACCGACGTGCGCGTGCTACCGGCGGTATGGGTCGCCAACCAACGGCTCGACGACCTCCTGACGCGGCGCAAGCCGAGCCTCACCGCCAAGCGCCTCCTCACCAACCAGACCTTTCGCGACCTCTATCGTACCGACACGCTCGCGATCGGCCAGCGCCTGAAGATCCTGAGCCTGACGTTCCTGTTCTCGGACCTCAAGGACTCCACCGGGCTCTACGAGCATGTCGGCGACCTCGTCGCCTTCGATCTCGTCAACGAGCATTTCCGCCTGTTGCAGGAGATCATCGCGGCCGAGCAGGGCGCCGTGGTCAAGACCATCGGCGATGCCGTGATGGCCACCTTCGAGACCCCCGACCGCGCGATCGCCGCCGCAATCCGCATGCGCGAGGCCATGAGCGAGTTAGGGGCCCAGCGCCAGCAGCAGGGGTTGCTTTTGAAGATGGGCATCCATGAAGGATCCTGCCTCGCGGTCACCCTCAACGGCCAGCAGGATTATTTTGGGCAGACCGTGAACATCGCCTCGCGCGTCCAGGGCCTTGCTGCCTCGCGCGCGATCGTGGTCACGGAAGCGGTCGTGGACAATGCCGAGGCCCGCACCCTGCTCGAGGCGAGCGGCCTCAACCCAGCCCGCCGCAGCGTGGCGCTGAGCGGAATCGCGGACAAGGTATCGGTCTACGAGATCCTGTGA
- a CDS encoding zinc ribbon domain-containing protein YjdM, with protein sequence MNDAMKCPTCNSEHAYQDRDLWVCPECGHEWSAAADAAPQTSHETGVRDANGNLLADGDSVVVIKDLKIKGSSSVVKGGTKVRNIRLQDATDGHNIACKIDGIGAMNLKSEFVKKA encoded by the coding sequence ATGAACGACGCGATGAAATGCCCGACGTGCAATTCCGAGCACGCCTATCAGGATCGCGATCTCTGGGTTTGCCCGGAATGCGGCCATGAATGGAGCGCTGCGGCGGACGCGGCCCCGCAGACCTCGCATGAGACCGGTGTGCGCGATGCGAACGGCAATCTGCTTGCCGATGGCGACAGCGTAGTCGTGATCAAGGACCTCAAGATCAAGGGATCGTCGTCGGTCGTCAAAGGCGGCACCAAAGTCAGGAACATCCGCTTGCAGGACGCGACCGACGGGCACAACATCGCCTGCAAGATCGACGGAATCGGCGCGATGAACCTGAAGTCGGAGTTCGTGAAGAAGGCGTAG
- a CDS encoding Flp family type IVb pilin: protein MKGIITRFIADESGATAIEYGLIAAGIALAIIEVIYALGINLVAKLTSLATALK, encoded by the coding sequence TTGAAGGGCATCATCACCAGGTTCATCGCCGATGAAAGCGGCGCCACCGCCATCGAGTACGGCCTGATCGCTGCCGGCATCGCGCTTGCCATCATCGAAGTGATCTATGCGCTCGGCATCAACCTCGTCGCAAAACTCACCTCGCTCGCCACGGCGTTGAAGTAG
- the pdxY gene encoding pyridoxal kinase, with protein MLVISIQSQVVHGHVGNSAAVYPMQAEGVNVAAVPTTLLSNHPRYPSLHGRVLEAELVADLLKGVEERGLVEQAAVLVTGYLGSPANAAVIADFVERALRSNSKLTYLCDPVIGDDGRIYVAEGILDVLRHRLLPAATLVTPNQFELELLSGVKVMDVQGLRAASTAIAGQGRTGVVATGCELADTAAGQVETILSSGGQMSRFATARLPIRPYGTGDLLTGLIAAHLAKGAAVEKAVRLAVQTVFAVLVRTQQEGSAEMRLVPLPTTPPDA; from the coding sequence ATGCTCGTCATCTCCATTCAGAGCCAGGTGGTCCACGGCCATGTCGGCAATAGCGCGGCCGTCTATCCCATGCAGGCGGAGGGCGTGAATGTCGCCGCGGTGCCGACGACGCTCTTGTCGAACCATCCGCGCTATCCAAGCCTGCACGGGCGGGTGCTCGAGGCCGAGTTGGTGGCCGACCTGCTCAAAGGCGTCGAGGAGCGCGGGCTGGTCGAGCAGGCCGCCGTGCTCGTGACCGGTTATCTCGGCTCACCGGCCAATGCCGCCGTCATCGCCGATTTCGTCGAGCGCGCGTTGCGGTCGAATTCGAAGCTCACTTATCTCTGCGACCCCGTGATCGGGGATGACGGCCGGATCTACGTGGCGGAGGGCATCCTGGACGTGCTCCGTCACCGGTTGTTGCCGGCTGCAACGCTTGTTACGCCCAATCAGTTCGAGCTCGAGCTGCTCTCCGGCGTCAAGGTGATGGATGTGCAGGGTTTGCGCGCCGCGAGCACGGCGATTGCCGGGCAGGGCCGGACCGGCGTTGTCGCCACCGGTTGCGAGCTCGCCGACACGGCAGCGGGGCAGGTCGAGACGATTCTCTCTTCGGGCGGACAAATGTCGCGCTTTGCGACGGCGCGCCTGCCGATCCGCCCCTACGGTACCGGCGATCTCCTGACCGGCCTGATCGCAGCCCATCTTGCCAAGGGCGCAGCCGTCGAAAAGGCCGTGCGTCTGGCGGTGCAGACTGTGTTCGCCGTGCTGGTGCGCACGCAGCAGGAGGGATCAGCGGAGATGCGGCTCGTTCCGCTGCCCACGACACCACCTGACGCGTAA
- a CDS encoding multidrug efflux SMR transporter, with protein sequence MTSAFNAYAALALAIIFEVTASAFLQHSAQFTRPWPTLAMVLFYVASFYALSVAIRVIPLSIAYAIWGGVGIILTATVSFVLFRQMLDAAAFVGIALIVSGVVIINLFSETTVH encoded by the coding sequence ATGACCTCCGCCTTCAACGCCTACGCAGCGCTCGCCCTCGCCATCATCTTCGAGGTCACCGCATCCGCCTTCCTGCAGCACTCCGCGCAGTTCACGCGCCCGTGGCCGACGCTGGCGATGGTGTTGTTCTACGTGGCCTCGTTTTACGCGTTGTCGGTCGCGATCCGGGTCATCCCCCTGAGCATCGCCTATGCGATATGGGGCGGCGTCGGCATCATCCTGACGGCCACGGTCTCCTTCGTGCTGTTCCGCCAGATGCTGGACGCCGCGGCCTTCGTCGGCATTGCGCTGATCGTGTCCGGGGTCGTGATCATCAACCTGTTCTCGGAGACGACGGTGCACTGA
- a CDS encoding TetR family transcriptional regulator, producing MPGSAHTRAKQPEQVRRALLDRAAAIAMDHGVSGVTVQAVAAAAGVTKGGLFHHFASKQALIEGLFADLLARVDAEIDAAIAADPKPRGSFTRAYVNAVFTGKAFGFHTPWAALSMVVVTDPPLRQLWNDWMKARLKRHRTTDGAPELHVVRLAADGAWLSHVTTGQTRMSADLRAVHGRLLAQTYRRT from the coding sequence ATGCCGGGCAGCGCCCACACTCGCGCCAAGCAGCCAGAGCAGGTGCGGCGCGCCCTGCTCGACCGTGCGGCGGCGATCGCCATGGATCATGGCGTGTCCGGCGTCACGGTGCAGGCGGTGGCGGCGGCGGCCGGAGTTACCAAGGGCGGGTTGTTCCATCATTTCGCGAGCAAGCAGGCGCTGATCGAAGGCCTGTTCGCCGATCTCCTGGCCCGCGTCGATGCCGAGATCGACGCCGCCATCGCCGCGGATCCGAAGCCGCGCGGCAGCTTCACGCGCGCTTACGTGAACGCAGTGTTTACCGGCAAGGCCTTCGGCTTCCATACGCCCTGGGCGGCGCTGAGCATGGTCGTCGTCACCGATCCGCCACTGCGCCAGCTCTGGAACGACTGGATGAAGGCGCGCCTGAAGCGCCATCGCACAACCGACGGCGCGCCAGAACTCCACGTCGTACGCCTCGCCGCCGACGGCGCCTGGCTGTCTCACGTCACCACCGGGCAGACCCGCATGAGCGCGGACCTGCGCGCCGTGCACGGCCGGTTGCTGGCGCAAACCTATCGGCGCACGTAG
- a CDS encoding SH3 domain-containing protein yields the protein MRLKSVLLAALLLAPTAALAAPGIVTVSTGLRAGPGSGFPLVDRIPGGTRVNIHGCLRGNAWCDVSFSDDRGWVSSQYLEYLYRNHYVYLPDFADEIDVPVVPFVLSSYWSSYYAGRPWYRRHAYWNNYWTSHERFATRVTLDPRAARIGRAATRDAAIALGRTGTTVRGNAAISGRDAAAARRNAAVATREATTARRGAGIERRGIATARGSAAIANERAGIRRGERFAHERATVQGRNPNAAQARMTTHEQAAGRAAARVQPMARGHEAPRVSAAPAARPAPHMAQPNVSHGSPMNARAQQMPAPRAAAPAMPHAGGGGGGGAPHINAAPHGGGAPGGGPGGHQKH from the coding sequence ATGAGACTCAAGAGTGTTTTGCTTGCCGCATTGCTGCTCGCACCGACGGCCGCGTTGGCCGCGCCGGGCATCGTCACCGTCTCGACCGGACTGCGCGCCGGGCCGGGATCGGGCTTTCCCCTGGTCGATCGCATCCCTGGGGGCACCCGCGTCAACATCCATGGCTGCCTGAGAGGCAATGCCTGGTGCGACGTGAGCTTCTCCGATGATCGCGGCTGGGTATCGTCGCAATATCTCGAATACCTCTACCGGAATCACTACGTCTATCTTCCCGACTTTGCCGACGAGATCGACGTGCCCGTCGTTCCCTTCGTGCTGAGCTCGTACTGGTCGAGCTACTACGCGGGGCGGCCCTGGTATCGCCGCCACGCCTACTGGAATAACTACTGGACCTCGCACGAGCGTTTCGCGACGCGGGTAACGCTCGATCCGCGCGCGGCCCGCATCGGTCGTGCCGCGACGCGCGACGCCGCGATCGCACTCGGACGCACCGGCACAACTGTCAGAGGCAACGCCGCGATCTCCGGTCGCGATGCCGCCGCGGCGCGCCGCAACGCCGCGGTCGCGACGCGCGAGGCAACGACCGCGAGGCGCGGTGCCGGCATCGAGAGGCGAGGCATTGCGACCGCAAGGGGCAGCGCGGCGATCGCGAACGAGCGCGCCGGCATCCGCCGTGGCGAGCGTTTCGCTCACGAGCGGGCCACCGTGCAGGGTCGTAACCCGAACGCCGCGCAAGCGCGCATGACGACGCATGAGCAGGCTGCGGGTCGCGCCGCTGCTCGTGTGCAGCCGATGGCGCGCGGCCACGAGGCTCCGCGTGTGTCAGCCGCACCTGCGGCCCGCCCAGCTCCGCATATGGCGCAGCCTAATGTGAGCCACGGCTCGCCGATGAACGCGCGTGCACAGCAGATGCCGGCGCCGCGCGCGGCTGCGCCCGCGATGCCGCATGCCGGTGGCGGCGGTGGTGGTGGTGCGCCGCATATCAATGCCGCACCGCATGGCGGCGGCGCGCCGGGCGGCGGACCTGGCGGCCATCAGAAGCATTAG
- a CDS encoding FAD-binding monooxygenase, producing the protein MQFHLNGFQPGDPEIADPAERVQPPGAAGAVPSEVDVLIVGCGPAGLTLAAQLAQFPDIKTCIVEQKPGRLLVGQADGIACRTMEMFHAYGFSERVLKEAYWVNETTFWKPDARTSETIVRSGRVQDVEDGLSEFPHVILNQARVHDGFLDVMRKSPAKLEPYYSRRLLDLQVDPAAGAADHAVTVRLARVDSEHEGEVETIRARYVVGCDGARSTVRKSIGRELHGDSANHAWGVMDVLAVTDFPDIRFKALIQSAKDGSLLIIPREGGYMVRIYVELAKLDVGERVANRNITADDVIAKAQRILNPHKLEVKEIAWWSVYEIGQRLTDKFDDVPEAEVTTRLPRVFIAGDACHTHSPKAGQGMNVSMQDAFNLGWKLAAVLGKQCAPSLLHSYSAERQAVAKELIDFDREWAGILASAAKAGGADAAETQDYFVRHGRYTAGTATHYRPSIITGATSHQNLAEGLVIGKRFHSAPVIRLADAKPVHLGHAARADGRFRIYAFSRAEDPAAVGSAIRALCSFLMEAPESPVRKFTPAGADIDAVIDLRAVFQQDHRDLAIGAMPALLLPRKSRYGLIDYEKMFCADLKSGHDVFAMRGIDRKAGCMVVVRPDQYVAHVLPLDGFAELASYFDAFMLQAH; encoded by the coding sequence ATGCAATTCCATCTCAATGGATTTCAGCCGGGCGATCCCGAAATCGCCGATCCCGCCGAGCGCGTTCAGCCCCCGGGCGCAGCAGGAGCCGTTCCGTCAGAGGTCGATGTGCTCATCGTCGGGTGTGGTCCGGCCGGCCTGACGCTCGCCGCCCAGCTCGCCCAATTCCCTGACATCAAGACCTGCATCGTCGAGCAGAAACCGGGCCGGCTGCTGGTCGGCCAGGCCGACGGCATTGCCTGCCGCACCATGGAAATGTTTCACGCCTACGGTTTCAGCGAGCGTGTGCTGAAGGAAGCCTATTGGGTCAACGAGACGACGTTCTGGAAGCCGGACGCGCGGACCTCGGAAACCATCGTCCGTAGCGGCAGGGTGCAGGACGTCGAGGATGGGTTGTCGGAATTCCCGCACGTCATCCTGAACCAGGCGCGCGTGCACGACGGCTTTCTCGACGTCATGCGCAAATCGCCGGCTAAGCTCGAGCCCTATTACAGCCGGCGTCTGCTCGACCTTCAGGTCGATCCTGCCGCCGGTGCCGCCGACCACGCGGTGACCGTCCGTCTTGCCCGGGTCGATTCCGAGCACGAAGGCGAGGTCGAGACGATCAGGGCGCGCTACGTCGTCGGTTGCGACGGGGCGCGCAGCACGGTGCGCAAATCGATCGGCCGCGAGCTGCACGGCGATTCCGCCAACCACGCCTGGGGTGTCATGGACGTCCTGGCGGTGACCGATTTTCCGGACATTCGCTTCAAGGCGCTGATTCAGTCGGCCAAGGACGGCAGCCTTCTCATCATTCCGCGTGAAGGCGGCTACATGGTTCGCATCTATGTCGAGCTTGCCAAGCTCGATGTCGGCGAACGCGTTGCCAACCGCAACATCACCGCCGACGACGTGATCGCCAAGGCGCAGCGGATCCTCAATCCGCACAAGCTCGAGGTGAAGGAGATCGCCTGGTGGTCGGTCTACGAGATCGGTCAGCGCCTCACCGACAAGTTCGACGACGTGCCGGAGGCCGAGGTTACGACGCGCCTGCCGCGCGTCTTCATCGCCGGCGATGCCTGCCACACCCATAGTCCCAAGGCGGGGCAAGGCATGAACGTCTCGATGCAGGATGCCTTCAATCTCGGCTGGAAGCTTGCCGCGGTCCTCGGAAAGCAATGCGCTCCATCGCTGTTGCACTCCTACTCGGCAGAACGTCAGGCTGTCGCGAAAGAGCTCATCGATTTCGATCGCGAATGGGCGGGCATTCTCGCTTCGGCGGCCAAGGCCGGCGGGGCCGATGCGGCCGAGACGCAAGACTATTTCGTGAGGCACGGTCGTTACACGGCCGGAACCGCGACGCATTACCGTCCGTCGATCATCACCGGCGCGACGTCCCACCAGAACCTCGCCGAAGGTCTCGTCATCGGCAAGCGCTTCCACTCCGCGCCGGTGATCCGCCTTGCCGACGCAAAGCCGGTTCATCTCGGCCATGCGGCGCGGGCGGATGGCCGTTTCCGCATCTATGCGTTTTCGCGCGCTGAAGATCCGGCTGCGGTCGGCTCTGCCATTCGTGCGTTGTGCAGCTTCCTGATGGAGGCGCCGGAGTCGCCGGTCCGCAAGTTTACGCCGGCGGGTGCCGACATCGATGCCGTGATCGATCTGCGTGCGGTGTTTCAACAGGATCACCGCGACCTCGCGATCGGGGCCATGCCCGCGCTGCTTCTTCCGCGCAAGAGCCGCTACGGCCTGATCGACTACGAGAAGATGTTCTGTGCCGACCTCAAGAGCGGCCACGACGTTTTTGCCATGCGCGGTATCGATCGCAAGGCGGGCTGCATGGTCGTGGTGCGGCCGGACCAGTACGTCGCGCATGTACTGCCGCTCGACGGCTTTGCCGAGCTTGCGTCGTACTTCGACGCCTTCATGTTGCAAGCGCACTGA